In one Neobacillus sp. WH10 genomic region, the following are encoded:
- a CDS encoding LCP family protein, with translation MTRSKKNRKKVKWRRVFGALLLIGIFIVGLGQIFQYIEGTINTLNHPLEKAKGKQTFKGEKNKQGAINVLLLGSDSRGEKQSRTDTIMVAHYDPKSHKIKLISLMRDMMVSVPGHGQQKLNAAYSFGGPELLRETIKENFGLDLHYYAIVDFKGFEKVVDLLVPNGIEVDVPYEMSYGIDTPLEKGKQKLHGKELLGYVRFRHDRLSDFGRVQRQQEVISKLTEEAVSLNSVVKLPKLVDLINKYIDTNIDTSTLLTIGKDILTKKSSNIETFRLPEDGSFQNKRDENLGDVLEVDFDQNIEALNNFLEDKSVAQNEEQ, from the coding sequence TTGACACGGTCGAAAAAGAATAGAAAAAAAGTAAAATGGAGGAGAGTGTTTGGCGCCCTACTTCTAATAGGTATTTTTATAGTTGGTCTTGGTCAAATATTTCAGTACATAGAAGGTACAATAAATACCCTCAACCACCCACTTGAAAAAGCGAAAGGAAAACAAACCTTTAAAGGAGAGAAAAATAAACAAGGTGCCATCAATGTTCTTTTATTAGGTAGTGACTCACGGGGAGAAAAACAATCTCGAACCGATACGATCATGGTGGCTCATTATGATCCAAAATCTCATAAAATAAAACTTATCTCTCTTATGCGTGATATGATGGTCTCTGTACCGGGACATGGACAGCAGAAATTAAATGCAGCTTATTCGTTTGGAGGTCCTGAATTACTAAGGGAAACGATTAAAGAAAATTTCGGTCTGGATCTTCATTATTATGCGATTGTAGACTTTAAAGGATTCGAAAAAGTAGTCGATCTGCTTGTGCCAAATGGAATTGAAGTAGATGTCCCTTATGAGATGTCTTATGGGATAGACACGCCGTTAGAAAAAGGGAAACAAAAACTGCATGGGAAAGAATTGTTAGGATATGTCCGTTTTCGTCATGATCGTTTAAGTGACTTCGGACGAGTTCAAAGACAGCAGGAAGTAATCTCAAAATTAACGGAAGAAGCTGTAAGTCTTAATAGTGTGGTAAAACTTCCTAAGCTAGTAGATCTTATAAACAAATACATAGATACAAATATTGATACCTCAACCCTTTTGACAATTGGAAAAGACATTTTAACGAAGAAAAGTAGTAATATAGAAACATTCCGTCTCCCTGAAGATGGCAGCTTTCAAAATAAACGGGATGAAAATCTTGGTGACGTATTAGAAGTGGACTTCGATCAAAATATAGAAGCTCTTAATAATTTTTTAGAAGACAAAAGTGTTGCTCAAAATGAAGAGCAATAA